From the Salarias fasciatus chromosome 16, fSalaFa1.1, whole genome shotgun sequence genome, one window contains:
- the LOC115403199 gene encoding alsin isoform X3, with amino-acid sequence MEKRKESLADEQASSAPERGLLHIWRPSGYSEQLCPERVLLSRPVLQVSLGEHHGLLLTQGGQVYSFGELLWRNESIPVSAPVLEVSLLEKTVVHVAAGGFHCGALTEQGGVYMWGENTAGQCGMTERGAATNITVPEPCAVSVVDSEANPPVVVRIMELACGREHSLALSTQHELWAWGSGCQLGLVTSTFPVWRPQKVEHLAGRHVIQVACGAYHSLAVVRSLTAQENITHNPLKRRERSQSPHPLLLGSEELSATDDAHYCPLGVELTEAIKLENSPRRHGLRQRLQLKGRSAGSSPGSGDSSCQLSGDEKSSPKQKNHPVGTKLDVQTDSRSHVGRSLQSGWRPNKSSAFSDEQQLQNILKKLSAHSLETQQPQTGSGDSDSLSSHTSDDSLVSSTHSSDLLSSSYKDDFTMSQQTNNNSGSYSSSPVCLDEVRLCLEQEKQALQRQKSVSLTNIHQKRNTPSKSRRSHPGTPPHGSPRTRPCACRPSSAGRGQTATPEEAVDRLPSLETEVWSWGRGSEGQLGHGDHLARLQPLCIKSLTGEEVIRVAAGSHHSLALTAQCQVYTWGSNMCGQLGHVNSPVTVPQQVKLSDDLRIWDVSAGQSHSLLLADGDCVQPVLLYCGQQQDPERSGTSVQSQSSRQRSPNRAESYTVRPTLLQSCIEMGYISSVSSGGRRCAVLEDHNVRGFISAIHELASRERQLFCWSSRVRTTLLTPLRNRESISPALGEQCTHLFFSLCESFLHLSTLIGRHAASLSDFLRDIQRCDVTLLPLLTHTDRFQDSYRKYCSAVGDFQVMGGFQPLQKLALDCLGHKHTLLAELCGSSPSGKADVDLVSILYWPLQQLHHYNQILLKLAACYDVLTVEYQFLHQGCSNYESLSLSLLRRKREAEITLQFWKSHSGKTAEVLRLPRRRVVCESSNRSLTLQNAGRFSNHWFILFNDALVHTQFTTHHVYPLASLWVKPVTEDGGGLHAIKITCPEESFTVVASTPQEKNKWLRSLTQAVDQALGGGGQGSARGETAMSRTVSHTFIADERLKGAQYSGGWLAGRIHGRGTMKWPDGRTYHGNFKNGLEDGYGSFVEPNKVLNKPDSYQGQWREGKIHGFGKYKYASGEVYEGCFYEGQRHGYGMLSSGKLLRSSSSFFIGQWVHGRKTGYGVHEDITRGEKYMGMWQDDQRHGSAVVVTQHGVYYEGTFKENKMSGSGRLVSEDDTVFHGEFSDDWTVSGKGVLCLPNGDCLKGQFTGEWNTGLNVVGLYTKPGIDEPDKKEQNSLARLGQYAVPSPQRWMCVFEECWSRLGCDAPGRGERSTAWENIAVSITSARRQSPDLSRSQSKLLESLEFIPQCGQPVNTANYDNIRRYLTKACETLHHPLGWLVETLVTAYRMTYVGVGSNRRLLRQAVEEVQSYLTHLYSIIRFLFPELPEDGDIIPEPSNSSLENRNIFSNEGVLVLSRSALLLPLLLPRLYPPLFTLYCLQEEQEESRYWERILRLNKQPDHSLLGSLGVPEKFWPLSISVLGEKKEIASSSKDLCFLSALETLQQISTTFTPSDKLMVIKKTFEELTQEVRRVLDDKVMWCMDDLFPLFLYVVLRARIRNLGAEVCLIEDLMDPNIQHGELGLMLTTLKACYFQIQLESTT; translated from the exons ATGGAGAAACGAAAGGAAAG CCTTGCAGATGAGCAGGCCTCCAGCGCTCCAGAGCGGGGACTCCTTCATATCTGGCGCCCGTCGGGTTACAGCGAGCAGCTATGCCCAGAGAGAGTGCTGCTGTCCAGGCCTGTTCTGCAGGTCTCCCTGGGAGAACACCACGGCCTCCTGCTCACACAgg GAGGACAGGTGTATTCGTTCGGAGAGCTTTTATGGAGGAACGAGAGCATCCCAGTGTCCGCCCCGGTGCTGGAGGTCTCCCTGCTGGAGAAGACAGTGGTCCATGTCGCTGCTGGGGGCTTCCACTGCGGCGCGCTGACCGAGCAGGGTGGGGTCTACATGTGGGGGGAGAATACAGCAGGGCAGTGTGGAATGACTGAGCGGGGCGCAGCCACAAACATCACAG TTCCAGAGCCGTGCGCCGTCAGTGTGGTGGACAGCGAGGCAAATCCTCCGGTGGTGGTTCGGATCATGGAGCTGGCCTGTGGACGGGAGCACAGCCTGGCTCTTTCAACCCAGCATGAGCTGTGGGCCTGGGGAAGTGGCTGCCAGCTCGGCCTGGTCACCAGCACCTTCCCGGTGTGGAGGCCTCAGAAG GTGGAGCATCTGGCAGGCAGACACGTGATTCAG GTGGCTTGTGGCGCATACCACAGCCTGGCCGTGGTCCGCAGTTTAACCGCGCAGGAGAACATTACCCACAATCCTTTGAAGAGGAGAGAGCGGAGCCAGTCTCCTCACCCTCTCCTCTTAGGGTCCGAGGAGCTTTCTGCCACCGACGATGCTCACTACTGTCCGCTTGGCGTGGAGCTGACTGAAGCTATTAAACTGGAG AATTCTCCCCGAAGACACGGACTCAGACAGAGGCTCCAACTTAAGGGAAGGTCCGCTGGCAGCAGCCCCGGCTCTGGGGACAGTTCATGCCAGTTGTCTGGAGATGAAAAATCTTCCCCTAAACA GAAAAATCATCCTGTTGGCACCAAGCTCGACGTGCAGACCGACTCTAGAAGTCATGTCGGCAGAAGCCTGCAGTCAGGCTGGAGACCCAACAAGTCCTCGGCCTTCTCCGacgagcagcagcttcagaacaTCCTGAAGAAACTCTCTGCTCACTCACTGGAGACGCAGCAACCGCAAACAGGAAGCGGAGATTCCGACTCGCTGAGCAGCCACACTTCAG ATGACAGTCTTGTTTCCTCAACTCATTCCTCGGATCTGTTGTCCTCGAGTTATAAAGACGACTTCACCATGAGTCAACAAACCAACAA TAACAGCGGCTCATACTCATCTTCTCCGGTGTGTTTGGACGAAGTCCGCCTCTGTctggagcaggagaagcaggCGCTGCAGAGGCAGAAGAGCGTCAGTCTCACAAACATTCACCAGAAGAGGAATACGCCCTCAAAGAGTCGACGCTCGCATCCAGGAACGCCTCCCCATG GATCTCCTCGTACACGACCCTGTGCCTGCAGGCCCTCCTCTGCAGGTCGAGGTCAGACCGCGACTCCCGAGGAGGCAGTGGACCGGCTCCCGTCTCTGGAGACAGAGGTGTGGAGCTGGGGCCGCGGATCAGAGGGACAGCTCGGCCATGGAGACCACCTCGCCAG acttcAGCCTCTGTGTATCAAGTCTCTCACAGGAGAAGAAGTGATCAGAGTCGCTGCAGGCTCACACCATTCGCTGGCTCTCACCGCTCAGTGCCAG GTGTACACGTGGGGTAGCAACATGTGCGGACAGCTGGGTCATGTCAACAGTCCCGTGACTGTGCCTCAACAGGTTAAG CTGTCCGATGATCTTCGCATCTGGGACGTGTCGGCCGGCCAGagccactccctcctcctcgccgaCGGAGACTGCGTTCAGCCGGTGCTGTTGTACTGCGGCCAGCAGCAGGATCCAGAGCGGAGTGGGACGTCAGTTCAGAGCCAGAGCTCGCGCCAGAGGTCACCCAACAGAGCGGAGAGCTACACAGTCAGACCCACcctgctgcagtcctgcatTGAG ATGGGCTACATCAGCAGCGTGAGCAGCGGCGGTCGGCGCTGTGCGGTGCTGGAGGACCACAACGTCAGGGGTTTCATCTCCGCCATCCACGAGCTGGCCTCCAGAGAGAGGCAGCTCTTCTGCTGGTCGAGTCGGGTCAGGACGACCCTTCTCACGCCACTCCGCAACAGAG AGAGCATCTCTCCAGCGTTGGGGGAGCAGTGCActcatctcttcttctccctctgtgAGAGCTTCCTTCACCTGAGCACCCTGATCGGTCGGCACGCCGCGTCGCTCTCCGACTTCCTGCGGGACATTCAGCGCTGTGACGTCACCTTGCTACCCCTGCTGACACACACCGACCGCTTCCAGGACTCGTACAGGAA GTATTGCTCTGCAGTTGGTGACTTCCAGGTCATGGGTGGATTCCAGCCTCTTCAGAAACTTGCACT GGACTGTTTGggtcacaaacacactctgctcGCCGAGCTGTGCGGATCGAGCCCGTCTGGTAAAGCCGACGTGGATCTGGTGTCGATATTGTACtggcctctgcagcagcttcaccactACAACCAAATCCTCCTCAAACTGGCAGCCTGCTATGATGTG CTAACTGTGGAGTATCAGTTCCTCCACCAGGGATGCAGTAATtatgagtccctgtctctttcactgctgaggaggaagagggaggctGAAATCACCCTGCAGTTCTGGAAGAGTCACTCTGGGAAAACTGCT GAAGTGCTGCGTCTCCCACGGCGCCGTGtggtgtgtgaaagcagcaaCAGATCTCTGACCCTGCAGAACGCCGGGCGCTTCTCCAACCACTGGTTCATACTGTTCAATGATGCACTGGtgcacacacag ttcACCACGCATCACGTCTACCCTCTGGCCAGCTTGTGGGTGAAACCAGTTACAGAGGACGGCGGCGGACT TCACGCCATCAAAATAACGTGTCCAGAGGAGAGTTTCACCGTAGTGGCCTCGACGCCACAAGAGAAG aACAAGTGGCTGCGGTCTCTCACCCAGGCGGTGGATCAGGCGCTGGGAggcgggggtcaggggtcagcgcGTGGGGAGACAGCCATGTCCCGCACGGTCTCCCACACATTCATCGCAGATGAGCGGCTCAAAGGCGCTCAGTACAGCGGCGGCTGGCTGGCGGGACGGATTCATGGCAG aggCACCATGAAGTGGCCAGATGGTCGGACGTACCACGGGAACTTTAAGAATGGACTGGAGGATGG TTATGGAAGCTTTGTGGAACCtaacaaagtgctgaacaaaCCAGATAGCTACCAGGGCCAGTGGAGAGAGGGGAAGATTCACGGCTTCGGCAAATACAA GTATGCCAGCGGCGAGGTGTACGAGGGCTGCTTCTATGAGGGCCAGCGTCACGGTTATGGCATGCTGAGCTCCGGTAAACTGCTGcggagctcctccagcttcttcatCGGCCAGTGGGTCCATGGCAGGAAGACGGGATACGGCGTCCACGAGGACATCACCAG AGGTGAGAAGTACATGGGGATGTGGCAGGACGACCAGCGTCATGGCAGCGCCGTGGTGGTCACCCAGCACGGCGTTTACTATGAGGGGACTTTCAAAGAGAACAAGATGAGT GGTTCCGGCCGGCTGGTGTCAGAGGACGACACGGTTTTTCACGGAGAGTTTTCTGATGACTGGACTGTCAGTGGGAAG GGAGTTCTGTGCTTGCCAAATGGAGATTGTCTGAAAGGCCAGTTCACCGGAGAGTGGAACACGGGGCTGAACGTGGTTGGACTGTACACCAAACCGGGGATTGATGAACCTGataaaaaagagcaaaacagcCTCGC CAGGTTGGGTCAATACGCGGTTCCCTCGCCTCAgaggtggatgtgtgtgtttgaagagtGCTGGAGTCGGCTGGGCTGCGACGCTCCGGGCCGCGGAGAGAGGAGCACGGCCTGGGAAAACATCGCCGTCTCAATAACAAGTGCACGCCGCCAGAG ccCAGATCTCAGCAGGTCTCAGAGCAAACTGCTGGAGAGTTTGGAGTTCATTCCCCAGTGCGGACAACCGGTCAACACTGCCAACTATGACAACATTCGGAGATACCTCACCAAG GCATGTGAGACCCTCCACCACCCTCTGGGCTGGCTGGTGGAGACGCTGGTGACGGCCTACAGGATGACCTACGTGGGTGTGGGATCAAACCGCAGGCTGCTCCGGCAGGCCGTGGAGGAGGTGCAGTCCTACCTCACACACCTCTACAGCATCATCAG GTTCCTCTTCCCAGAGTTACCAGAAGATGGCGACATCATCCCAGAACCCTCAAACTCCTcactggaaaacagaaacatcttCAGTAACGAAGG GGTTCTGGTGCTGAGCCGCTCCGCcctgctgctccctctgctgctgccgcggCTCTACCCGCCGCTCTTCACCCTCTactgcctgcaggaggagcaggaggagagtcGCTACTGGGAGCGCATCCTCCGCCTCAACAAGCAGCCCGACCACTCGCTGCTCGGCTCGCTGGGAGTGCCGGA AAAGTTCTGGCCTCTGTCGATATCAGTTCtgggggaaaagaaagaa ATTGCCTCCAGCAGTAAAgatctctgttttctttctgctttagAGACTCTCCAACAAATCAG CACCACGTTCACTCCTTCAGACAAGCTGATGGTCATCAAGAAGACCTTTGAGGAGCTGACCCAGGAGGTCAGACGCGTCCTGGATGACAAAGTCATGTGGTGCATGGACGATTTGTTCCCGCTCTTCCTTTACGTGGTGCTCCGAGCGAg